The following nucleotide sequence is from Nitrosopumilus adriaticus.
ATTAGACCACAGCTCAAAGAAATAACGGTATAATCACGGCAGAATCATAAATACTATTCTCATTCATCACAAAGATGGATTTCTAACTGTATCTATAAATAGAAATTAAAAAGACAATTTTTGTGCCAGTAGATCCTGTATGTGGAATTGAACTTGATGAGGAGCTTGCATTACTTCATGAATATGGTGGAAAAAAATTCTATTTTTGTTGTAATGGTTGTAGACGAATTTTTATCAAAAAACCTCGTAAATACAAAAATAATACCTAGATTGGAAAAGCACCGCACATTCTGCAGAATTTAGAATTTTTAACTTCATGTTTACAATAGGGAC
It contains:
- a CDS encoding YHS domain-containing protein, which produces MPVDPVCGIELDEELALLHEYGGKKFYFCCNGCRRIFIKKPRKYKNNT